In Fibrobacter sp. UWR3, the DNA window GCCATGTTCGCCATCTCCTTGTGCATCGCGCGGATTGCGAGCGGCAGCGCCTCCTTCGAGCCGATGACGGTCTGTTCCGTTTGCGAATAGGCCTTGTCCCCCTCCTTCTTCAGGAACCCGGCCTTGACCAAGAAATCCAGCACGTCGCGAACGTCTTCGGCGGACACGTGCTCCTTGCAGGCATCCGCTATATCACGGGGATTCGCGCCCGGCATCATCGGGATAAGTTCGCGTAGCACAGGGTATTTCCAAGATTCATAGTACTGGAATGCGTCGCCGTCAACAACGCGCACCTTGTGCTCCAGCGCAATCTTCTGCATTTCGAGCAAGGCGGCCTTCTTCACGGAATCTTTTTTCGCATTCCCGAACGCAACCATCTCACGGAAATAGTCCTTTTCGTAACCGACAAGCCCCATCGCGTTTGCGACATTCTCGATTTTCGGTTTGCCCAGCTTGCTTTCGCCCTTGCACACCAACTGCAAAAAATTCGGCGATGTAAAACCGGCGCTCTTGCAGAACTCACGCCACGAGAACGCACCCAAGCGTTTGCGCTCGTCGTAGTAGTCCTGAATGTACAGGCGGTAGTCCTTATATTCAAGTATCGGTTTCATGTCTATTAATATACGTTTTTATTTTCCGAAAATCAATAGAAAGATACTATACAAAATTAACGTTTTATGTAAAAATACAGCATTTTTCATAAAAAATCCAAAACAAAATTCAAAATACTATACACCATGTATAATACAAAGGAAAGCCCCCTCAAAAAACAAGGAGGCTCGGCACAATGGCTGCGGCTATTAATTTGTATGTAGTATAAATGCTACCGTTTCGGGTTGTAGTTGTTCATGAGCACCATCGCGACGGCAACGCAGAGCATAATGACGCTCCCCACGACAACCTGCTGCTTGTGGTCGTAATCGCGCTTGATGTACTTCGGGTCTTCTTCGTTGAGTTCCTGGAGGGTCGGGCCCTCGGCGAGTTTCGTGGAATCGATGCCGCAAATTTCAGCAACCTGCTCCTCGGTCATGTTCAACGTGCTCACGCGCAGGCTGTCGCACTTGTTTGTGACTTCAGCGGCAGCCGCGGGAATCGCAAGGAACAGGGCAAGGAAAACAGCAAAAACAAGGCGCTTCGGCGAGCTCAGCGACCTTGTTATCAATTCCGAATTCCGAAATCCGAACTCCGAATTATCCATTATTCCTTCGCGAGTTTGTCGAGGATCTGGTTCACGAGGCCCGGGTTGGCCTTGCCGCCGGACTTGCGCATGGTCATACCCACGAGGAAGCCCTTGAGAGCCACCTTGCCCGCCTTGAATTCGGCGAACTGGGCAGCGTTTTCGGCACAGACGGCGCGGACCACTTCTTCGATGGCACCGGTGTCGGTCACCTGCACCAGGCCCTTTTCCTTCACGATAGCTTCGGGGTCCTTGCCGGTTTCGAACATCTCGGCGAAGACCGTCTTCGCGATCTTTCCGTTGATGGTGTTGTCGGCAATGAGGTTCACGAGCTTGCAGAGGTCTTCGGGCTTGATCTTGAGGGCGCTGAGGCCGCCTTCCAGTTCCTTCACCTTGGCCAAAAGTTCGGTAATCACCCAGTTGGCGAGCACCTTGCCGTTCTTGCAGTTCTTGGCGGCGGTGTCATACCATTCGCTCACGTCGCGGTCTTCGGTCAGCACCATGGCGTCGTATTCGGAGACACCGAAGTCGTCCATGAAGCGCTTGCGGCGGGCATCCGGCAGTTCCGGAAGCGTGCGGCGGATTTCTTCCACGAAGGCCGGGTCGGTCACGAGGCGGACCATGTCCGGTTCCGGGAAGTACTTGTAGTCGTGGGCGTCTTCCTTGGAGCGGATGACGATGGTCTTGTCGGCGTTTGGGTCGTAACGCTTGGTGCACTGTTCCACTTCCTTGCCGGCATCGAGGGTCGAGGCCTGCAGGTTCATTTCGCAGTAGAGAGCCTTTTCGAGGTTCGTAAAGCTGTTCAGGTTCTTGATTTCGGCGCGGATACCGAACGGAGCGTCTTCGCTCTTGCGCAGAGAGATGTTGCCGTCGCAGCGCATGTTGCCATTTTCCATGTTGGCGTTGGACACGCGGGTGTATTCAAGCGTCTGCTTGATCTTCTTGAGCACGAGCACGGCTTCTTCGGGGCTACGGATATCCGGTTCGGTCACGATTTCGCAGAGCGGGGTGCCGCAACGGTTCGCGTCAAAGTGGGATTCGGTCGGGCTCATGTCGTGGATGAGCTTACCGGCGTCTTCTTCCATGTGGATACGGGTAATGCCCACGCGCTTCTTGGTGCCGTCTTCCTTGACAATCTCGAGCCAGCCGTTCTTGCAAATCGGGTGGTCGTACACCGGAAGTCCGCCCGTCTGGGTAATCTGGTAGCCCTTCGGCAGGTCCGGGTAGAAGTAGTTCTTGCGGGTCCACATCGCGTTCAGGTCGATTTCGCAGTTCAGGGCTAGCCCTAAGCGAATGGCGTATTCCACCGCCTTCTTGTTCGGCACGGGCATGGCACCCGGCATACCGAGGCAAACGGGGCAAACGTGCTTGTTCGGGGTCGTATTCACTTCGATTTCGCAGCCGCAGAACATCTTGGTTTTAGTCGCGAGCTGGCAATGGATTTCAAGACCGATAACAGGACAATAGTTGGACATAAAAACTCCGTAATTTTACGGGAAAAAGATAGTATTTTAGAACTTAAAACTTAGAACTTAGAACCTAGAAACGCGGAAAAAAACGGGGCCGGGATGCAGGAAACAAGAAGAATACTGACATTACGTTACCCTCTTCGTAAAAAAAAGATTATTTTAAAAACGTAAACAAATATTTTCCAGGAGTTCAGCCATGAAAACTTTAAAGATTCTTGCCATCATCGGGGCCACGAGCCTGTTTGTCGGTTGCGCCTCCATGCCGAGAGAACTTTCGGACCACAAGGAAATCCCCGGCGGCGAATACACCGGCGAAGCGCAGAACAACCGTCCCGAAGAAATCAAGTACCAGAAGCTCCCCGACAACATGCAGTACGTGCGTGCAAGCGACTCGCTGGTTATCGCGACTTACAACAAACTAAAAGAAGACCTTTCCGTCGAAGAGGGCAATCTCCCCATCGCAGACTACCTGTTCCTGATGCCGGGAACCTGGGAAAAGATTTCGAGCACAGGCCAGAACGAGAACTTCAACAAGCGCAAGAACACCTACACCGTCGAGGCGGGCCCGGAAAAGTTCAAGTTCAAGTACGCAATCCCCAAGACCGACAAGTCCGCAAGGCACGCCTGGGAGGGCGTCCGTAAGGAAATCCGCCACCCCGCCTTCTACACGGCTCCCGACGGCAGCGAAGAAGCAAATGCCGTTGGCGAAATTTCCATCCGAGCCATAAGCACCGAAGAAATGGCGACCATCGTGTGGTTCAGCCCGTTCAAGATGGTGGAACCGCTCTTCATAGTGAACAACACCTACATGCTCGGGTTCAACAAGAAGGGGCAGTTGGAAGTCATCGACGAACTCCCCTACTACCTGCCCTACGCCGAAAAAATGAAGGCCATCATCGCCGATTACGAGCGGCAGAAGCAGGAGTATGAGCAGAAGAAAAAGGAATACGAAGAGGCCAAGCGGAATAGCAAGTAGCCTAGACCGGCCTACACTTCGTCAAGCGTAACAACGAGTGCATCCGTGAGGGTGCGGAAGTTCGCACATTCCGTGAGAATGCAGTCGGCACCGTTCACAAACGCCGTTGCAAGGCGAAGCGACTCTGCCTCAGTAATTTTGTGATTCGTGCGGGATGCCGCAGCATAGAGTTCGGCAGCCTTCACGGAGATTTCGGAATCCACGGGGCATACCTTCACATTCCTCGAATGCTCGAAGAACTCGCGGTACTGGCGGGCAAGCACACCCTCATTTGCACCGAACGCTTTCTGGCTAATTTCAAACAAGGTAACAGGAGAAACAAGAACCTGCACGTTCTTCTCGTACACCATGTCGAGCACGCCCGATACCGCCGGATAAAAATCCGGGTGCATCTGCAATAGCCGGACCAGCGGGCCGGAATCCAGAAAAAGAACGCGGCTCTGTCCGATATCCCTTATCACTCGTAAATTTCCATGTAGGCGATATCGTAACGCATGCCGGCACGCACCATCTTGAAGCGTTCGGCCTTCGGGTAGTAGTACCAGATCATCCACTCGCCGCTCATATCGGTACGCTTGGTCTTGATGGCGATGGGCTTTTCGCCCTTGTAGAATTCGCGCTTGTGCGGAATCACGTGTTCGAACGGGCGGTAGGTATGCACGGTCTCGCCCGCCTTGCGTTCGATAAAGCCCTTGCCGCCCTTGCTCCAGGTGATGAACACCGGGCCGTTTTCGTCCTTCATCTCTTCGCAGCTGTCAAAACCGCTACCGCACCAGAAGAACTCCTTGAACTTGAGCTGCACCTCGGGCATGTTGAAACTCGCGACCTTGCGCGTGTTGCCCTTGTAGGTTCCGTAGTCGCCCTCAAGCTTGTACTGGCCCGCATTGTACTCGTTGCAGCCGCGCTGAGCGACCTTCACCTTACGGCCCGTCACCGCAATGTCTACCGTACAGCCATCTTCCTGGTAAGCCAGACGCGCGTTGCCGTTGGATTCGCGAATTTCCAAGTTGCCCATC includes these proteins:
- a CDS encoding TIGR02147 family protein, whose product is MKPILEYKDYRLYIQDYYDERKRLGAFSWREFCKSAGFTSPNFLQLVCKGESKLGKPKIENVANAMGLVGYEKDYFREMVAFGNAKKDSVKKAALLEMQKIALEHKVRVVDGDAFQYYESWKYPVLRELIPMMPGANPRDIADACKEHVSAEDVRDVLDFLVKAGFLKKEGDKAYSQTEQTVIGSKEALPLAIRAMHKEMANMAARAVDRYAPDERHFTGVTLGVNEEAYGRIANELDACCRRVLSIANEYKDQDQVCRVNFQFFPVTDKVKEARHA
- a CDS encoding PIN domain-containing protein, producing the protein MIRDIGQSRVLFLDSGPLVRLLQMHPDFYPAVSGVLDMVYEKNVQVLVSPVTLFEISQKAFGANEGVLARQYREFFEHSRNVKVCPVDSEISVKAAELYAAASRTNHKITEAESLRLATAFVNGADCILTECANFRTLTDALVVTLDEV
- the gatB gene encoding Asp-tRNA(Asn)/Glu-tRNA(Gln) amidotransferase subunit GatB, translating into MSNYCPVIGLEIHCQLATKTKMFCGCEIEVNTTPNKHVCPVCLGMPGAMPVPNKKAVEYAIRLGLALNCEIDLNAMWTRKNYFYPDLPKGYQITQTGGLPVYDHPICKNGWLEIVKEDGTKKRVGITRIHMEEDAGKLIHDMSPTESHFDANRCGTPLCEIVTEPDIRSPEEAVLVLKKIKQTLEYTRVSNANMENGNMRCDGNISLRKSEDAPFGIRAEIKNLNSFTNLEKALYCEMNLQASTLDAGKEVEQCTKRYDPNADKTIVIRSKEDAHDYKYFPEPDMVRLVTDPAFVEEIRRTLPELPDARRKRFMDDFGVSEYDAMVLTEDRDVSEWYDTAAKNCKNGKVLANWVITELLAKVKELEGGLSALKIKPEDLCKLVNLIADNTINGKIAKTVFAEMFETGKDPEAIVKEKGLVQVTDTGAIEEVVRAVCAENAAQFAEFKAGKVALKGFLVGMTMRKSGGKANPGLVNQILDKLAKE